A single genomic interval of Saccharomyces eubayanus strain FM1318 chromosome IV, whole genome shotgun sequence harbors:
- the MRPL37 gene encoding mitochondrial 54S ribosomal protein mL54: MLARSVGCRWLSTSRVFYNKQAVKVVASSCPAGTSLNLNIWKSGKDAQALEDKEYPSWLWSVLDAKQAVDHTAKDPGGEALSQRKKNIRKANRQQIKQNNFLSQL; this comes from the coding sequence ATGTTGGCGCGTAGTGTGGGCTGTAGATGGTTATCGACGAGTCGTGTCTTTTACAACAAACAAGCGGTCAAGGTGGTTGCATCATCGTGCCCTGCCGGAACATCGCTGAATCTGAACATATGGAAAAGCGGTAAGGACGCCCAAGCACTCGAAGACAAGGAGTATCCAAGCTGGTTGTGGAGCGTCTTGGATGCCAAGCAGGCCGTCGATCATACCGCTAAGGATCCAGGGGGGGAGGCCCTGTCgcagagaaagaagaacatCAGGAAGGCAAACAGACAgcaaatcaaacaaaacaacttCCTAAGTCAACTATGA
- the SDH8 gene encoding Sdh8p, whose amino-acid sequence MLRTVRSMTYHRSYAGAMALFHGKTPCMAVRNITTERIPSPPKLPREEQEEFEKLQRIASSQEAIDQYNEQIAGDHTKESLNSPLLTKNDIGSFSPEFSKTIPEFEGDVNPKTGEIGGPKQDPLRHGDYSFNGRVTDF is encoded by the coding sequence ATGTTGCGCACTGTTAGAAGTATGACTTACCACCGTTCCTATGCTGGGGCCATGGCGTTATTCCATGGAAAGACACCCTGCATGGCGGTTAGAAACATAACTACTGAGAGAATCCCCAGTCCTCCAAAGCTACCACGAGAAGAGCAGGAGGAGTTTGAGAAACTGCAGAGGATCGCCTCCTCACAGGAGGCCATAGACCAGTACAACGAACAAATAGCCGGCGATCACACGAAGGAAAGCTTAAACTCGCCACTTTTGACCAAGAATGACATTGGGTCATTCTCACCTGAGTTTTCCAAGACCATACCTGAGTTCGAAGGCGACGTTAATCCCAAGACCGGTGAAATTGGAGGGCCCAAGCAGGATCCCTTGAGGCATGGAGACTATTCGTTTAATGGAAGGGTCACTGATTTCTAG
- the BIT2 gene encoding Bit2p, which produces MMATGLNRKRSATSGALEVTDPNIKPINCKPARVYSVSSDIVPQVLTHPDEEEHAKLSKSPPDMAPRWSQVGFQSIFQDGSNSRRSADSIEEESTQDTENHDDHSEIGSSSGDRLQVNTASNDSLLSSTSRGNKRRLSLFTNSRENIRNRSTSGSMNPSIVVNGATGNVISKSGSKLFKTKSNKSANSLQSSLSTSHSHSSKGNNVFSKMAKKLLPYKPHSSIGKDDIEPVVPSSFSKFLHSSYGKHRSPVQFLHNSTGGLIDSEKSVYSFNPSINNYPNDTALNPIQEDTFDATNVSILHDLLRNLPSLVANYKSFTTQELHVLEGNIWGIYCSIVVELFKNKRIWQLPAKIEDIDRLLDFYITLKTQTKAAVTHFKFISEIEEFITTSLYILENQIVFNYANEETVNTALKRVGIIWKIFYQQVYFDITAVLLPFEKSFQKDSNYWLDGYLPEPSRYTPSVDFLLLKCFRDSIILPYYESFLHTNDGARKSFQKYIFNEEEQNGVTEEDKLTMLQCFGILSTIKGNSKNQRIIDELLEGIRMSI; this is translated from the coding sequence ATGATGGCAACCGGGCTGAATCGTAAAAGAAGTGCCACTTCAGGCGCACTGGAGGTCACAGACCCAAACATAAAACCGATTAATTGCAAACCAGCTAGGGTCTACAGTGTTTCCTCCGATATAGTGCCGCAAGTCCTGACACATcctgatgaagaagaacatgCGAAATTGTCCAAGTCTCCGCCAGATATGGCTCCCAGGTGGTCGCAGGTGGGTTTTCAATCCATCTTTCAAGACGGTTCCAATTCAAGACGTTCCGCGGATTcgattgaagaagaatccaCTCAAGATACCGAAAACCACGACGACCATTCAGAAATAGGTTCATCGAGTGGAGATAGACTACAAGTAAACACCGCGTCCAATGACAGTCTGCTCTCTTCCACTTCAAGGGGGAACAAGAGGCGACTGTCCTTGTTTACCAATTCTAGGGAAAATATAAGAAATCGAAGCACGAGCGGGTCTATGAACCCCAGCATTGTTGTGAATGGTGCGACTGGTAATGTTATAAGTAAAAGTGGCTCTAAACTGTTCAAGACTAAATCCAACAAGAGTGCCAACAGTTTACAATCTTCATTGTCGACAAGCCATTCACATTCTAGCAAAGGCAACAATGTTTTTAGTAAGATGGCAAAAAAGCTTTTACCTTATAAACCGCATAGTTCCATAGGTAAGGACGATATCGAACCTGTGGTTCCCAGCTCTTTTAGTAAATTTCTGCACTCTTCTTATGGAAAACATAGATCGCCCGTTCAGTTCCTCCATAATTCTACAGGGGGACTAATAGACTCTGAGAAGTCTGTGTATTCTTTTAATCCTAGCATTAACAATTACCCAAATGACACGGCTTTGAATCCTATTCAAGAAGATACGTTTGATGCGACTAATGTTTCTATATTACATGACCTACTAAGGAACTTGCCCTCTTTGGTAGCGAATTACAAAAGCTTCACCACACAGGAATTACACGTCTTAGAGGGGAATATATGGGGCATATACTGTAGTATAGTGGTCGAGCTGTTTAAGAACAAGCGAATATGGCAACTACCAGCCAAGattgaagatattgatCGTCTACTGGACTTTTACATCACATTGAAAACGCAAACCAAGGCCGCCGTTACACATTTCAAGTTTATATCGGAAATCGAAGAATTCATCACTACGTCACTGTATATTTTAGAAAACCAAATTGTATTCAATTATGCTAACGAAGAGACTGTGAATACCGCTCTGAAAAGAGTGGGCATAATCTGGAAAATCTTTTATCAGCAGGTTTACTTTGATATCACGGCAGTGCTGTTGCCCTTTGAGAAAAGCTTCCAAAAGGATAGTAACTACTGGCTTGATGGGTATTTACCAGAGCCTTCAAGGTATACTCCCTCGGTCGactttttgttgttgaaatGTTTCAGGGACTCTATCATCCTCCCGTATTACGAGAGCTTTCTCCATACAAATGATGGTGCCAGGAAgagtttccaaaaatacatcttcaatgaagaagagcagAACGGCGTTACCGAGGAAGATAAATTGACGATGCTGCAATGCTTTGGAATCCTGAGTACTATTAAGGGAAACAgcaaaaaccaaagaatCATCGACGAACTGCTGGAAGGGATACGCATGAGTATATAA
- the EFM2 gene encoding S-adenosylmethionine-dependent methyltransferase, whose product MFDPLDLYTPDEIQPEPLQSNLAKSEAKELLEERHDVTFAIEDENNSDDDDSVIDNLDLPSVRYAPPEVILCVLLLLRPDKQVNFNQGTSKSESVLEMCESHGLKPDQLKRLLSWYTEEWPNKRLNTLEKVCSKIPTLRFMVSKELLLGYYTTILKKYNNNDDTTNETVQQLLRELSSRISENCGRTAQPSIIRYFELKNLNSAIPLYEPSLTADNLGWKTWGSSLILSQLVVDYLHTTDMLPLANCGTKRIKVLELGSGTGLVGLSWAAKWKELYGIHNTEIYVTDLPEIVTNLEKNVVLNNLEDFVQAEVLDWTNPQDFINQFGHEKDFDIIFVADPIYSPQHPEWVVNMISKFLAPSGTCHLEIPLRAKYAKEREVLKSLLKDNDLKVIKESCSEGMDDWGVVKYLYRQIVRN is encoded by the coding sequence ATGTTTGACCCTCTGGACCTGTATACTCCTGACGAAATTCAGCCTGAACCTTTGCAATCCAATCTGGCAAAGAGCGAGGCAAAAGAGTTGCTCGAAGAACGACATGACGTGACATTTGCGATTGAGGATGAAAATAACAGCGACGACGATGACAGCGTTATTGATAATCTAGATTTGCCCTCCGTAAGGTATGCTCCGCCGGAAGTTATACTATGCGTACTGTTACTTTTAAGACCTGATAAGCAGGTGAACTTCAACCAAGGAACAAGCAAGAGTGAATCTGTGCTCGAGATGTGTGAAAGTCATGGGCTGAAACCTGATCAGCTAAAAAGACTCCTAAGTTGGTATACAGAGGAATGGCCTAACAAAAGACTAAACACGTTGGAGAAGGTGTGCAGTAAGATCCCAACGCTGCGGTTTATGGTATCCAAAGAACTGTTATTAGGCTACTATACTacaatattgaaaaaatacaataataatgacGACACCACCAATGAAACCGTCCAGCAACTTCTTAGAGAGTTAAGCTCAAGGATATCCGAAAACTGCGGCAGGACAGCACAACCTTCTATTATaagatattttgaactaaaaaatttaaacaGTGCCATTCCACTCTATGAACCATCATTGACAGCCGATAATCTTGGTTGGAAAACCTGGGGGTCCTCTTTGATACTTTCACAACTAGTAGTAGATTACCTACACACCACAGACATGCTACCATTGGCGAACTGCGGCACCAAAAGGATTAAAGTCTTAGAGTTAGGTTCCGGCACCGGTTTAGTGGGACTTTCATGGGCTGCCAAGTGGAAGGAACTCTATGGAATTCACAACACAGAAATCTATGTGACAGATTTACCGGAGATTGTAACGAACTTGGAAAAGAACGTAGTACTTAATAACTTAGAAGATTTTGTTCAGGCAGAGGTACTGGATTGGACTAATCCTCAGGATTTCATCAATCAATTTGGTCATGAAAAGGACTTTGATATCATATTTGTTGCCGATCCGATCTATTCACCTCAGCACCCAGAATGGGTCGTCAACATGATATCGAAGTTTCTGGCACCATCGGGGACTTGTCATTTGGAGATACCTTTGAGAGCGAAGTACGCAAAGGAAAGAGAggttttgaaatctttacTGAAGGATAATGATCTTAAAGtgataaaagaaagttGTTCCGAAGGTATGGATGATTGGGGGGTAgtaaaatatttgtataGACAGATTGTTCGCAActga